One window from the genome of Amycolatopsis sp. NBC_01480 encodes:
- a CDS encoding SDR family NAD(P)-dependent oxidoreductase, giving the protein MSVTIPFGATSTAAEVVAGLDLTGRRAVVTGGASGLGAETARALAGAGAEVTLAVRDVAAGERVAAEIGARVARLDLADRVSVAEFVAGWTGPLDILVNNAGVMATPELRTLEGWELQFATNHLGHFALATGLHGALTSAGAARVVSVSSVGHVNADVDFTDIHFHRRPYDRWVAYGQSKTANILFAVEAAKRWRAEGIAVNALNPGRITETALGRHVGDIAAAPASFDPGSSDVSWKNAQQGAATSVLLAASPLVEGVTGQYFEDCQVAVAHRPGVRRGGAGYALDSEHAARLWSESLAMIKSE; this is encoded by the coding sequence ATGTCCGTCACCATTCCCTTCGGCGCCACGTCGACGGCCGCGGAGGTCGTCGCGGGCCTCGACCTCACCGGACGGCGCGCGGTGGTCACCGGCGGCGCGTCCGGTCTCGGCGCCGAGACCGCGCGGGCCCTGGCGGGCGCGGGCGCCGAGGTCACCCTGGCCGTCCGCGATGTCGCCGCGGGCGAGCGCGTCGCCGCTGAGATCGGCGCGCGGGTGGCCCGGCTGGACCTGGCCGACCGGGTGTCGGTCGCGGAGTTCGTGGCCGGCTGGACCGGGCCACTCGACATTCTGGTCAACAACGCCGGCGTGATGGCGACGCCGGAGCTGCGCACGCTCGAAGGCTGGGAACTGCAGTTCGCCACCAACCACCTCGGCCATTTCGCCCTGGCCACCGGGCTGCACGGCGCGCTCACGTCCGCCGGGGCCGCGCGAGTGGTCTCGGTCAGCTCCGTCGGCCACGTGAACGCCGACGTCGACTTCACCGACATCCACTTCCACCGGCGTCCGTACGACCGGTGGGTGGCGTACGGCCAGTCGAAAACGGCCAACATCCTGTTCGCCGTCGAGGCCGCGAAGCGTTGGCGCGCCGAGGGAATCGCCGTCAACGCGCTGAACCCCGGCCGGATCACCGAGACCGCGCTCGGCCGGCACGTCGGTGACATCGCCGCCGCGCCCGCGTCGTTCGATCCGGGAAGCTCGGACGTCTCGTGGAAGAACGCCCAGCAGGGTGCCGCCACGTCGGTGCTGCTGGCCGCTTCTCCGCTCGTCGAGGGCGTCACGGGCCAGTATTTCGAGGACTGCCAGGTGGCCGTGGCGCACCGCCCCGGCGTACGGCGGGGCGGTGCCGGGTACGCCCTGGACTCGGAGCACGCCGCCCGGCTCTGGTCGGAGTCCCTGGCCATGATCAAAAGTGAGTAG
- a CDS encoding DUF6010 family protein gives MDVLAPVLIGVLYATVMSLIREPSRRRFNAIMVAGAGAAYLSSGTFGPWEFVFTAAVTYCAYRGLESWTWIGIAWLLHAGWDVLHHLRGAPIIPAFAHSSSGCAICDPVIALWCLRGGPSLPALIGSWFSRRRAGGLRAASHE, from the coding sequence ATGGATGTTCTCGCGCCGGTGCTGATCGGTGTCCTCTACGCAACGGTCATGTCCCTGATCCGCGAACCCTCGCGGCGCCGGTTCAACGCGATCATGGTCGCGGGGGCCGGTGCCGCCTATCTCAGCAGCGGGACGTTCGGGCCGTGGGAGTTCGTGTTCACGGCCGCGGTCACCTATTGCGCGTACCGCGGGCTGGAGTCGTGGACCTGGATCGGCATCGCCTGGCTGCTGCACGCGGGCTGGGACGTGCTGCATCACCTGCGCGGCGCGCCGATCATCCCGGCGTTCGCGCACTCGTCGTCCGGCTGCGCGATCTGCGACCCGGTGATCGCGCTCTGGTGCTTGCGCGGCGGGCCTTCACTGCCCGCGCTGATCGGCTCCTGGTTCTCGCGGCGCCGGGCCGGCGGGCTGAGAGCCGCGTCTCACGAGTAG